The Lysobacter sp. genome includes a window with the following:
- a CDS encoding TIGR00730 family Rossman fold protein codes for MKSICVYCGSNAGNKPVYAQRAQALGARIASEGLQLVYGGGNVGLMGIVADAVLANGGEVIGVIPEQLVQWEVAHKGVTRLEVVANMHERKARMFDLADAFVALPGGFGTLDEMFEMLTWRQLGLGKKPCAFLDVDGFYAPLMGMIDRMVEERFLHAEQRHDLWHGEDIDTLFAWMRDYTPAQADKWLDEKKRRELR; via the coding sequence GTCTACTGCGGCTCCAATGCCGGCAACAAACCCGTGTATGCCCAACGCGCGCAAGCGCTGGGCGCACGCATCGCGTCCGAAGGCCTGCAACTGGTCTACGGCGGCGGCAACGTCGGGCTGATGGGCATCGTTGCCGATGCCGTGCTCGCCAATGGTGGCGAAGTGATCGGCGTGATCCCCGAACAGCTCGTGCAGTGGGAAGTCGCGCACAAGGGCGTGACCCGGCTCGAAGTGGTCGCCAACATGCACGAGCGCAAGGCGCGGATGTTCGACCTCGCCGACGCCTTCGTCGCCCTGCCCGGTGGTTTCGGCACCCTCGACGAGATGTTCGAGATGCTGACCTGGCGCCAGCTCGGCCTCGGCAAGAAACCCTGCGCGTTTCTCGATGTCGATGGTTTCTACGCGCCGCTGATGGGCATGATCGACCGCATGGTCGAAGAACGCTTCCTGCACGCAGAACAGCGCCACGACCTGTGGCACGGCGAAGACATCGACACGCTGTTCGCGTGGATGCGCGACTACACGCCCGCGCAGGCGGACAAATGGCTGGACGAGAAGAAGCGACGGGAGTTGCGGTGA